The following proteins are encoded in a genomic region of Neovison vison isolate M4711 chromosome 12, ASM_NN_V1, whole genome shotgun sequence:
- the LOC122892109 gene encoding NKG2-A/NKG2-B type II integral membrane protein-like, producing the protein MNNQRENLSEPNLVKNARRQLSKEKILAGSLGIISFVLMYIVARIITSLPLYCCSHCPKEWMTHSNNCYYISTERKSWNESMSACASKNSTLFSIEDEEELHLLGLFISSSWLGVSQASNNNPSVWPKHSTFSSKALAVSSESDWACPYFNFGLEKVFSTSCLEIKTYACKHQAF; encoded by the exons ATGAATAACCAAAGAGAAAACCTCTCAGAACCAAATCTGGTTAAGAATGCAAGAAGACAACTGTCGAAAG AGAAGATCCTTGCTGGGAGTTTGGGAATCATCTCCTTTGTCTTGATGTACATTGTAGCAAGAATTATAACTTCTCTTCCCT TGTATTGCTGTAGCCATTGTCCAAAAGAGTGGATGACACATTCCAACAATTGCTATTACATTAGCACTGAAAGAAAATCATGGAATGAGAGTATGTCAGCCTGCGCTTCTAAGAACTCTACCTTATTCTCCATAGAGGATGAAGAAGAATTG caTTTGTTAGgcctcttcatttcttcttcatgGCTTGGAGTCTCCCAGGCAAGCAATAATAATCCATCTGTGTGGCCAAAACACTCAACTTTCTCTTCCAAAGC GTTGGCAGTATCATCAGAGAGTGACTGGGCTTGTCCATATTTCAATTTTGGACTGGAGAAAGTTTTTTCTACATCTtgtttagaaattaaaacatatgctTGTAAGCACCAGGCATTTTAG